In Allomuricauda ruestringensis DSM 13258, the following proteins share a genomic window:
- a CDS encoding NAD(P)/FAD-dependent oxidoreductase has product MEHIVIIGNGIAGVTAARHIRKLSDKKITIVSAESKYFFSRTALMYVYMGHMKFEHTQPYENLFWKKNRIELAHGYVTKVNTEEKLLQIDGAPSLSYDKLIIATGSKPNKFGWPGQDFDGVQGLYSKQDLELLEENAPNNKVCKRAVIVGGGLIGIELAEMLRTRNIPVTFLVRETSFWNGVLPQGESEMINEHIREHHIDLRLGSSLKEIVPDENGRAKSVVIEETGEEIECNLVGLTAGVTPNIDFLKDSGIELGRGVKVNRFLETNVKDVFAIGDCAEQHEAIGNRRPIEAVWYTGRMMGETLAQTICSNRMEYRPGHWFNSAKFLDIEYQTYGWVFPEEKKKESESHFHWRHPKEKICITIAFDRDSETLLGINTFGIRLRHEVFDRWLNEKRNMDFVMEHLVDANFDPEFYKNLEAQIVSKYNSDFEKSIKLKKKSLKRIFQLG; this is encoded by the coding sequence ATGGAACACATTGTTATAATTGGAAACGGTATTGCAGGGGTAACCGCTGCAAGGCACATCCGAAAACTATCCGACAAAAAAATCACCATTGTTTCCGCCGAATCCAAGTATTTCTTTTCAAGGACCGCCTTAATGTATGTGTACATGGGCCACATGAAGTTTGAGCATACACAGCCCTACGAAAATCTCTTTTGGAAGAAGAACAGAATCGAGTTGGCACATGGATATGTTACCAAAGTAAATACTGAAGAAAAGTTGCTTCAGATTGATGGTGCACCAAGTCTCAGTTACGATAAACTCATTATTGCCACAGGCTCCAAACCTAACAAATTTGGGTGGCCCGGTCAGGATTTTGATGGGGTTCAAGGCCTTTACTCCAAACAGGATTTGGAACTATTGGAAGAAAATGCCCCGAACAACAAGGTTTGCAAACGTGCTGTAATCGTGGGCGGCGGTTTAATCGGCATCGAATTGGCAGAAATGCTACGTACCCGAAATATTCCCGTCACTTTTTTGGTGCGCGAAACCAGTTTTTGGAACGGTGTGCTGCCCCAAGGTGAATCCGAAATGATCAACGAGCATATTCGGGAGCATCATATCGACCTACGTTTGGGTTCCTCTCTCAAGGAAATTGTTCCAGATGAAAATGGAAGGGCGAAATCTGTTGTGATTGAAGAAACGGGGGAAGAAATTGAATGTAATCTTGTGGGCTTGACGGCTGGCGTTACTCCAAATATTGATTTCCTCAAAGATTCGGGCATTGAATTGGGCCGTGGTGTTAAAGTAAATCGATTTTTGGAGACCAATGTTAAAGATGTTTTTGCTATCGGTGATTGTGCCGAGCAGCATGAAGCCATTGGCAACCGCCGACCCATTGAAGCCGTTTGGTACACCGGCCGGATGATGGGCGAGACCCTTGCCCAGACCATTTGCAGTAACCGAATGGAATATAGACCTGGGCATTGGTTCAACTCGGCCAAGTTTCTGGATATTGAGTACCAAACCTATGGTTGGGTATTTCCTGAAGAGAAGAAAAAAGAATCGGAATCGCATTTTCATTGGCGTCACCCGAAAGAAAAAATCTGTATCACGATAGCTTTTGATAGAGATTCCGAAACACTTTTGGGCATCAACACCTTCGGTATTCGTTTACGGCACGAAGTGTTTGACCGGTGGCTCAACGAAAAAAGAAACATGGATTTTGTAATGGAACATCTCGTGGATGCCAATTTTGATCCGGAATTTTATAAAAATTTAGAAGCGCAGATCGTATCCAAATACAATTCCGATTTTGAAAAGTCCATCAAACTGAAAAAGAAAAGCCTAAAACGTATCTTCCAATTGGGTTGA
- a CDS encoding GNAT family N-acetyltransferase, which yields MEIIIANESHFKYAQIISDTITESAKVRGTGIARRTPEYIIKRLQNGNAIIALDGDKFAGFCYIEVWGNKDFVANSGLIVHPDYRNQGLAKKIKKAVFDLSRKKFPDAKIFGITTGLAVMKMNYELGYKPVTFSELTDDPEFWKGCQTCKNFDILTRTERKMCLCTGMLHDPKAQKQEPEKLNKKAFKRLKSIKESLFLKKKDK from the coding sequence ATGGAAATTATTATTGCTAACGAATCACATTTTAAATACGCACAGATCATTAGTGATACCATCACCGAATCGGCCAAGGTTCGAGGTACGGGTATCGCCAGACGTACGCCCGAATATATCATAAAACGCCTCCAAAATGGTAATGCCATTATTGCTTTGGATGGAGATAAATTTGCTGGCTTCTGCTACATTGAAGTCTGGGGAAACAAAGACTTTGTGGCCAATTCTGGATTGATTGTACATCCCGATTACAGAAACCAAGGACTTGCTAAAAAAATCAAGAAGGCAGTTTTTGATTTATCAAGAAAAAAATTTCCCGATGCCAAAATTTTTGGTATTACCACAGGGCTGGCCGTAATGAAAATGAACTACGAGTTGGGCTACAAACCTGTTACCTTTTCCGAACTTACGGACGATCCCGAATTCTGGAAAGGCTGTCAGACCTGTAAGAACTTTGACATTCTCACACGTACAGAAAGAAAGATGTGCTTGTGCACCGGTATGTTGCACGACCCAAAAGCACAAAAGCAAGAACCTGAAAAACTCAATAAAAAGGCCTTTAAAAGATTAAAAAGTATAAAAGAAAGCCTTTTTCTTAAAAAGAAAGACAAATAA
- a CDS encoding N-acetylmuramoyl-L-alanine amidase: protein MKSRLSLLFWVWACTFIFAQESTYYKVVAQQGDGIFSLLRKQGLDPAKHYGEFLELNSDKIKKGSALKLGEAYNVPYADDSFKKTGVMVEAKKDEEEPIFDKELAQMSLKSDKLKDAVYYLITENNTEGDKDFIKDITQRLAAELMVNGAQVYVMGDEIATDLGDDIFTKDVLGDYIKVVNKRYLQNTGKYQRVLFIRAENVAISGNMNVAVYHYNKSTQGQRFAQNIQNVFKKKSISSKSSNKASLIFEDQNSLYLARNMLPAISLLTIESGSNTMDSKISLKPDKKQFANLISNGIINDYVDLEFEN, encoded by the coding sequence ATGAAATCACGATTATCCCTTCTTTTTTGGGTTTGGGCCTGTACATTCATTTTTGCACAGGAAAGCACTTACTACAAGGTGGTTGCACAACAAGGAGACGGTATTTTTTCCCTGCTTCGCAAACAAGGATTGGACCCTGCCAAACACTATGGAGAATTTCTGGAACTCAATTCGGACAAGATAAAAAAAGGAAGCGCGCTAAAACTGGGTGAGGCATATAATGTTCCCTATGCTGATGATTCCTTTAAGAAGACCGGAGTGATGGTCGAGGCCAAGAAAGATGAGGAGGAACCCATTTTTGATAAAGAACTTGCCCAAATGTCGCTAAAAAGTGATAAACTCAAGGATGCTGTCTATTACTTGATTACCGAAAACAACACCGAGGGAGATAAAGATTTTATAAAGGATATCACCCAACGATTGGCAGCGGAACTAATGGTGAACGGGGCCCAAGTGTATGTGATGGGCGATGAGATTGCCACAGACTTGGGGGACGATATATTTACAAAAGATGTATTGGGAGATTACATAAAGGTCGTTAACAAACGCTACTTGCAGAACACGGGAAAATACCAACGGGTATTGTTCATACGTGCTGAGAATGTAGCCATTTCGGGAAATATGAATGTGGCCGTTTACCATTACAATAAAAGTACCCAAGGGCAACGTTTTGCACAAAACATTCAAAATGTGTTTAAGAAAAAAAGTATTTCCAGCAAATCTTCTAATAAAGCCAGCTTGATTTTTGAAGATCAGAACAGCCTGTATTTAGCAAGAAACATGCTGCCGGCCATTAGTTTGCTTACTATTGAAAGTGGTTCCAATACTATGGATAGCAAGATTTCTCTCAAACCCGACAAAAAACAATTTGCCAACTTGATCAGCAATGGTATTATTAATGATTATGTTGATCTGGAATTTGAAAATTAA
- a CDS encoding glycoside hydrolase family 113, protein MKKIVLLWVFIFASCSSGKLAKVNGVSFVSSREEVAQHHIDPVLHVSANYAAIMPYGFIRDLDSPELVFDTEHQWYGERREGAKQYIEKMHQNGVSVMVKPQIWIHRGEFTGNMKMPTEEDWKQLEAAYEKFILLYAALAEETQSDMFCIGTELKTFVNERPEFWNKLIKKVKSVYHGQLTYAANWDEYAKTPFWSQLDYIGVNAYFPLCEKENPTIETLTEGWQPWKTKMRELATQEDKPILFTEFGYRSMDYTGKKPWLVDRNQMDVNLKAQADATQVIFGEFWNEDWFAGGFVWKWFMQHDQVGGHEDNRFTPQNKPAESVIRRQFANVKESSLKD, encoded by the coding sequence ATGAAGAAGATAGTTCTATTATGGGTCTTTATTTTTGCCTCTTGCAGTAGTGGCAAGTTAGCCAAAGTCAATGGTGTCAGTTTTGTCTCGTCTAGGGAAGAAGTGGCTCAACATCATATTGATCCAGTGCTTCATGTAAGTGCCAATTATGCAGCCATCATGCCTTATGGCTTTATCCGTGATTTGGATTCGCCTGAATTGGTTTTTGACACGGAACATCAATGGTATGGGGAACGAAGGGAAGGAGCCAAGCAGTATATTGAAAAGATGCATCAAAATGGGGTGAGCGTGATGGTAAAGCCTCAAATATGGATCCATAGAGGTGAGTTTACAGGAAATATGAAGATGCCAACGGAAGAGGATTGGAAGCAGCTGGAAGCAGCTTACGAAAAATTCATCTTGCTATATGCAGCACTGGCCGAAGAAACCCAGAGCGATATGTTTTGTATTGGCACGGAGTTGAAAACTTTCGTTAATGAACGACCTGAGTTTTGGAACAAGCTTATTAAAAAAGTAAAAAGTGTATATCACGGTCAGCTTACCTATGCCGCCAACTGGGACGAATATGCTAAAACACCGTTTTGGTCGCAATTGGATTATATTGGTGTGAACGCCTACTTTCCGTTGTGTGAAAAGGAAAACCCAACCATTGAAACATTGACCGAGGGCTGGCAACCGTGGAAAACCAAAATGCGGGAACTGGCTACACAAGAGGATAAACCAATACTTTTTACTGAGTTTGGATACCGAAGCATGGACTATACGGGCAAAAAGCCTTGGTTGGTGGATCGAAACCAGATGGATGTAAATCTTAAGGCGCAAGCGGATGCTACGCAGGTAATCTTTGGCGAATTTTGGAACGAGGATTGGTTCGCGGGCGGCTTTGTTTGGAAGTGGTTTATGCAGCACGATCAGGTAGGGGGGCACGAGGACAACCGCTTTACGCCCCAAAACAAACCTGCCGAATCTGTTATCCGAAGACAGTTTGCAAATGTAAAGGAATCCAGTCTTAAGGATTAA
- a CDS encoding cellulose synthase family protein, whose protein sequence is MGLAIAYIIIAIYSFALLLIFFYSLAQLNLLINYLGYKKRNEEAPKFNLLDPKEIPFVTIQLPIYNEEYVMERLLENIAKIEYPKSKLEIQVLDDSTDDSVVETARWVEELQETGLDIQHIRRENRKGYKAGALKEGLEIAKGDFIAIFDADFLPEADWLKKTVPYFKDEEIGVVQTRWGHINRDYSTLTRIQAFALDAHFTLEQVGRNSKGHFINFNGTAGIWRKECIFDAGNWEGDTLTEDLDLSYRAQLKNWKFKYLEDVETPAELPVVISAARSQQFRWNKGGAENFRKTVWSVITSKNIPFKTKFHGVMHLLNSSMFLCVFTVALLSIPMLYIKNTYGHLGWVFEVTSFFILSTIILFVCYWFTYKSIQGSSFDNFVDYIKLFFTFFSVALGFSLHNSVAVLEGHLGKRSEFVRTPKFNINSIKDTWKGNKYLTTKLSPNMILEFALMIYFLFGMYSAIPLNDYGLFPFHLMLFLGFGFVFFKSITSKA, encoded by the coding sequence ATGGGACTTGCTATTGCTTACATCATCATTGCTATTTATAGTTTCGCCTTACTTTTGATTTTCTTCTATAGTCTTGCTCAACTAAATCTCTTGATCAATTATCTAGGCTATAAAAAGCGAAACGAAGAAGCCCCAAAATTCAACCTTCTCGACCCCAAGGAAATTCCGTTCGTAACCATTCAACTTCCCATCTACAATGAGGAGTACGTAATGGAACGTTTGTTGGAGAACATCGCCAAAATAGAATACCCAAAAAGTAAATTGGAGATTCAGGTGTTGGACGACTCTACAGATGATTCTGTAGTAGAAACGGCTCGCTGGGTCGAAGAACTTCAAGAAACCGGACTGGATATACAGCACATCCGCAGGGAAAACCGCAAAGGGTACAAAGCAGGAGCCTTAAAAGAAGGTTTGGAAATCGCCAAAGGTGACTTTATTGCCATTTTCGACGCAGACTTCCTTCCCGAAGCCGATTGGCTTAAAAAGACCGTTCCTTACTTTAAGGACGAAGAAATCGGTGTGGTACAAACCCGTTGGGGACACATCAACAGAGATTACTCTACCCTTACCCGTATTCAAGCTTTTGCTTTGGATGCACACTTTACGTTAGAGCAGGTAGGAAGAAACTCCAAAGGGCACTTCATCAACTTTAACGGTACAGCAGGTATCTGGAGAAAAGAGTGCATTTTTGATGCAGGCAACTGGGAAGGCGACACCCTCACCGAAGATCTCGATTTGAGTTACCGTGCACAATTAAAAAATTGGAAATTCAAGTACTTGGAAGATGTGGAAACCCCCGCCGAGCTTCCGGTAGTAATAAGTGCAGCACGCTCACAACAGTTCCGTTGGAACAAAGGCGGTGCCGAAAACTTTAGAAAAACAGTTTGGAGTGTAATCACTTCCAAAAACATACCTTTTAAAACCAAGTTCCATGGTGTAATGCACCTATTGAACAGCTCCATGTTCCTATGCGTGTTCACCGTTGCTTTGTTAAGCATTCCAATGCTCTACATCAAAAACACTTACGGACATTTAGGTTGGGTCTTTGAAGTGACCAGCTTCTTCATTTTAAGTACCATCATCCTATTTGTGTGTTATTGGTTTACCTACAAAAGTATTCAGGGCAGTAGTTTTGATAATTTTGTGGACTATATTAAACTCTTCTTTACCTTCTTCTCCGTGGCATTGGGCTTCTCTTTGCACAATAGCGTGGCTGTTTTGGAAGGACATTTGGGAAAACGAAGTGAATTTGTTCGAACTCCAAAGTTCAACATCAACAGTATTAAAGACACCTGGAAGGGCAATAAATATTTGACCACCAAATTGTCGCCAAACATGATCTTGGAGTTTGCCTTAATGATTTATTTCCTTTTCGGAATGTACAGTGCCATACCATTGAACGACTATGGATTGTTCCCTTTTCACCTAATGTTGTTCCTGGGTTTTGGGTTTGTATTCTTTAAATCCATAACTTCCAAGGCATAA
- a CDS encoding N-acetylmuramoyl-L-alanine amidase family protein, with translation MRYFQSTFSLSVLFLLQGAIMAQEEFPKVVVQEGDGIYSLLRRHGVSPTKHYNKFVTLNTEDLGEDESLLMGRSYILPDTLATKKVVEIDQGITYPIFGDDFKKVDAVSKRLDNTVYYLISGHGGPDPGAVERYRGKLISEDEYAYDVTLRLARELISHGAEVNLIVEDENDGIRDSRVLELDTDETVNSEAIPLSQLERLKQRSKAVNDLYLKNSGKYQRLLVTHVDSRGEGTNIDVFFYHHEKSKNGKKLAESIHQTFFRKYKKFQPNRLYNGTFMERSSLYMVKNTLPAMAYIEIGNIRNRKDQRRILDPDNRQALAKWISEGILLDYEFSKTTISK, from the coding sequence ATGAGATATTTTCAGTCAACATTTTCACTCAGTGTTTTGTTTTTGCTTCAAGGTGCTATTATGGCCCAGGAGGAGTTTCCAAAAGTTGTGGTCCAAGAAGGGGATGGTATCTATTCACTTTTGCGGAGACATGGCGTCAGTCCAACAAAACATTACAACAAGTTTGTGACGCTGAATACTGAGGATTTGGGCGAGGATGAATCTTTGCTGATGGGACGTTCCTATATATTGCCTGATACTTTGGCAACGAAGAAGGTGGTGGAAATTGATCAAGGAATTACTTACCCCATTTTTGGTGATGATTTTAAAAAAGTTGATGCCGTAAGCAAACGCTTGGACAATACAGTCTACTATTTAATTTCAGGACACGGTGGGCCCGATCCGGGAGCCGTGGAAAGGTACCGCGGGAAATTGATTTCCGAAGATGAGTATGCCTACGATGTTACTCTTAGATTGGCCCGTGAATTGATATCGCACGGTGCGGAGGTGAATTTAATTGTTGAAGATGAAAATGATGGCATCCGAGACAGTAGGGTGCTCGAATTGGATACGGATGAAACCGTAAACTCGGAAGCTATTCCGTTGAGTCAATTGGAGCGTTTGAAGCAGCGCTCCAAAGCTGTAAATGATCTGTATTTGAAGAATTCAGGCAAATACCAACGTCTATTGGTCACCCACGTGGATAGCAGGGGCGAGGGAACCAATATTGATGTGTTTTTCTACCATCACGAAAAGAGCAAAAACGGCAAAAAACTGGCAGAGAGCATTCACCAGACCTTTTTTAGGAAATACAAAAAGTTTCAGCCCAACCGATTGTACAACGGTACTTTTATGGAGCGAAGCAGTTTGTATATGGTTAAAAATACACTTCCTGCAATGGCCTATATCGAAATTGGCAATATCAGAAACAGAAAAGACCAACGCAGAATTTTGGACCCTGATAATCGACAGGCTTTGGCCAAGTGGATATCCGAAGGAATCCTATTGGACTACGAATTTTCCAAGACTACAATTTCAAAATAA
- the mptB gene encoding polyprenol phosphomannose-dependent alpha 1,6 mannosyltransferase MptB: MQSYWRLHKYPIIFAVACILFYWSFAYNLVRTDFVKLFMLFGAIFYLTYKIIQFEKWNFKFLLVIGILFRLVFLIAEPNLSQDFYRFIWDGELIKNGINPYLYTPDQIMEQGSVTFASMNELHEGMSSLNARHYSNYPPVNQILFAIASILGGGSVMGSMIAMRLTVIAADLGILYFGRKLLQNLNKANHMAFWYFLNPLVVIELTGNLHFEGVMLFFFVWALYLISKNKWLWATPVYAISIMVKLMPILFLPIFLKYFGFKKSVVFYTLVILGCAALLIPFYSPVFIDNYTETVGLWFSNFEFNASMYNVVKKIAVTYYKAKPWELIDSYGSMLTKAIIVIVLLFAFLRKNQKLDSVITSMVFALACYYFLSSTVHPWYVVFLLGFAIFTDYRFPLVWSCTIILSYYAYSNPNYKENLWLLAVEYILVIGFFIYEMIGSRPKKLYFFKK; this comes from the coding sequence ATGCAATCTTATTGGCGACTGCACAAATACCCGATAATTTTTGCTGTCGCCTGTATTTTATTCTACTGGAGCTTTGCTTACAATTTGGTCCGCACCGATTTTGTTAAGCTATTTATGCTCTTTGGGGCTATCTTTTACCTTACTTATAAAATTATCCAGTTCGAAAAATGGAACTTTAAGTTCCTTTTGGTCATTGGTATCCTGTTTAGGCTGGTATTTTTGATTGCAGAACCTAACCTTTCACAAGATTTTTACCGATTTATTTGGGATGGGGAACTCATCAAAAATGGCATCAATCCCTATTTGTATACCCCGGACCAAATCATGGAGCAGGGTTCGGTAACTTTTGCCAGCATGAATGAACTCCATGAAGGCATGAGCTCCCTTAACGCTAGGCACTACAGCAACTATCCGCCAGTAAACCAAATTCTTTTCGCAATCGCGTCCATATTAGGTGGTGGAAGTGTGATGGGTTCCATGATTGCCATGCGTTTGACAGTAATCGCAGCAGACCTGGGCATACTCTATTTTGGAAGAAAGCTATTGCAAAACCTTAACAAGGCCAACCACATGGCGTTTTGGTACTTTTTGAATCCACTTGTTGTCATAGAATTGACAGGAAATCTTCATTTTGAAGGCGTAATGCTCTTCTTTTTTGTTTGGGCCCTGTACCTCATATCAAAAAACAAATGGTTGTGGGCAACACCTGTTTATGCCATTTCCATCATGGTAAAATTGATGCCTATCCTCTTTTTGCCCATCTTCTTAAAATATTTTGGATTTAAAAAGAGTGTCGTTTTTTATACGCTGGTAATATTGGGGTGTGCCGCCTTGCTAATCCCATTTTACTCTCCGGTTTTTATTGATAATTATACGGAAACGGTTGGACTATGGTTTTCCAATTTTGAGTTCAACGCCAGTATGTACAATGTGGTAAAAAAGATTGCCGTTACCTATTACAAAGCCAAACCTTGGGAACTTATTGACTCCTACGGCTCCATGCTTACAAAGGCCATCATTGTAATTGTGTTGTTGTTTGCGTTCCTAAGGAAAAACCAAAAATTGGATAGTGTCATCACCTCCATGGTGTTTGCGCTGGCCTGTTACTATTTCCTTTCCAGCACCGTTCATCCGTGGTACGTAGTATTCTTGTTAGGTTTCGCCATCTTTACCGATTACAGGTTCCCTCTGGTGTGGTCCTGTACCATCATTTTAAGTTATTATGCCTATTCCAACCCTAACTATAAGGAGAATCTTTGGTTGTTGGCCGTTGAATACATTTTGGTAATTGGCTTTTTTATTTACGAAATGATAGGTAGCAGGCCAAAAAAGTTATATTTCTTCAAAAAGTAA
- a CDS encoding glycosyltransferase family 2 protein, producing MADIKVIIPAINEGDSIGLVVSEIPDHVSEIVVVDNGSSDDTIANAKKAGATVITENRKGYGFACLKGLNYISERSKTPDIIVFIDGDYSDYPEELDKIVAPILENDIDFVVGARKKSLREPGSMTPQQVFGNQLATFLMRLFFRSKFTDLGPFRAIKYEKLKELKMQDTTYGWTVEMQLKILKKKMSYIEVPVRYKQRIGVSKVSGTVKGTIFAGIKILGWIFKYSLK from the coding sequence ATGGCGGATATTAAAGTTATTATCCCAGCAATAAACGAAGGAGATTCCATTGGTTTGGTCGTCTCGGAAATCCCCGATCATGTATCCGAAATTGTAGTCGTCGACAACGGTTCCTCTGACGATACCATTGCAAATGCAAAAAAAGCGGGAGCAACCGTAATCACCGAAAACCGCAAGGGCTATGGGTTTGCCTGTTTAAAGGGATTAAATTATATATCCGAGCGATCCAAAACACCCGACATTATCGTATTTATCGACGGAGACTATTCAGATTATCCAGAGGAATTGGATAAGATTGTCGCCCCAATTTTGGAAAATGACATTGATTTTGTGGTTGGAGCGCGAAAAAAATCACTTCGTGAACCTGGTTCCATGACCCCACAGCAGGTTTTTGGGAACCAATTGGCCACATTCTTAATGCGATTGTTTTTCAGGTCAAAATTTACGGATTTAGGACCTTTTAGGGCGATAAAATATGAAAAGCTCAAAGAATTAAAAATGCAGGACACCACTTACGGCTGGACAGTGGAAATGCAATTGAAAATTTTGAAGAAAAAAATGTCATATATCGAAGTACCAGTGCGTTACAAACAAAGAATTGGTGTCTCAAAAGTATCAGGTACGGTAAAAGGTACTATATTTGCGGGCATAAAAATATTGGGTTGGATCTTTAAATACAGTTTAAAATAA
- a CDS encoding 4Fe-4S binding protein, with product MNNQTHSPSMALTGEPPKSLSIGQKIAVFLGMSGLGILLLAVFNVGFPNKTLWLTLSLSAITFGIILFSWDAYSNKLPGIKNDGVWFKSISSRGLWGWMAGLALTGFYIVLYFYPEYLGLVSDGDNKGVIGLFDPLSKFLSGNPASQWFVYGTLYTVAIFAFGIKFLWKYRHNRYERLRTWSVIFFQTAFAFIIPELMARLNGHEVLNGGSLPYFDLKNIWPLNYYNFESYRIKGFLSSGDIGFALLIFAILSIFVITPILTYKYGKRWYCSWVCGCGGLAETAGDSFRQLSDKSTFAWKVERWVVHSVVVFVTLMTTAVIYSYLGTDTSKYWLTKSTFLIGVAVLLTLVFGWVMIFKRDQLQKDAKYGAIGYFVIIIALIGFHFFSGEGEVFLFKSGTLRKSYSFLIGSIFSGVIGTGFYPIFGSRVWCRFGCPMAAILGFQQKLFSRFRITTNGGQCISCGNCSTYCEMGIDVRAYAQKGENIVRSSCVGCGICSAVCPRGVLKLENGPLEGRIDSNQVLLGNDVDLMTLVNKK from the coding sequence ATGAACAACCAAACACATAGTCCAAGTATGGCCCTAACCGGGGAACCACCAAAAAGTTTGAGCATCGGTCAAAAAATCGCTGTTTTTTTAGGAATGTCTGGTCTTGGCATTCTATTATTGGCCGTTTTCAATGTCGGTTTTCCGAACAAAACGTTGTGGTTAACGCTATCGCTTTCGGCTATTACCTTTGGCATCATTTTATTCTCTTGGGATGCCTATTCCAACAAGCTCCCCGGTATCAAAAACGATGGAGTTTGGTTCAAATCCATTTCCAGCCGCGGTTTATGGGGCTGGATGGCCGGCCTTGCACTAACAGGGTTTTACATTGTGCTTTATTTTTATCCTGAATATCTGGGTTTGGTCAGCGATGGAGATAACAAAGGAGTAATCGGCCTTTTTGACCCCCTCAGTAAATTCTTGAGCGGTAATCCGGCCAGTCAATGGTTTGTTTACGGGACCCTCTACACAGTTGCCATTTTCGCTTTTGGCATAAAATTCCTTTGGAAGTACCGCCATAACCGCTACGAAAGGCTACGGACTTGGAGCGTAATATTTTTCCAAACAGCTTTTGCCTTCATCATCCCAGAATTGATGGCTCGTTTAAATGGACATGAAGTTTTGAACGGCGGAAGCCTACCCTATTTTGACTTGAAAAATATTTGGCCCCTCAACTATTATAATTTTGAGAGTTATCGCATCAAAGGCTTTTTAAGTTCGGGAGATATTGGTTTTGCTTTATTGATTTTTGCCATTCTTTCCATCTTCGTTATCACTCCAATCCTCACTTATAAATATGGAAAAAGATGGTATTGCTCCTGGGTTTGTGGTTGTGGTGGACTTGCCGAAACCGCCGGGGATTCGTTTAGGCAATTGAGCGACAAATCCACATTTGCTTGGAAAGTGGAACGCTGGGTGGTGCACAGCGTAGTTGTTTTTGTAACCTTGATGACCACCGCAGTAATTTATTCCTATTTGGGAACGGACACCAGTAAATATTGGTTGACGAAAAGCACTTTTTTAATCGGCGTAGCGGTTTTACTCACCTTGGTTTTTGGTTGGGTAATGATTTTTAAACGGGATCAGCTTCAAAAAGATGCCAAGTACGGGGCCATCGGATATTTTGTGATTATCATTGCGTTGATCGGATTCCACTTTTTTAGTGGTGAGGGAGAAGTTTTTCTCTTCAAATCTGGAACGCTTCGTAAATCGTACTCTTTTTTGATTGGCAGTATTTTCTCTGGAGTCATCGGAACCGGGTTCTATCCCATATTTGGCAGCAGGGTTTGGTGCAGGTTCGGTTGTCCGATGGCTGCTATCCTAGGCTTTCAGCAAAAGTTGTTCTCCCGATTCAGGATTACCACCAACGGTGGACAATGCATTTCTTGCGGAAACTGCTCCACATACTGCGAAATGGGCATCGACGTACGTGCCTACGCGCAAAAAGGGGAGAACATCGTAAGGTCCAGTTGCGTGGGGTGCGGCATCTGCTCCGCAGTCTGCCCTAGAGGTGTCCTTAAATTGGAAAATGGACCTTTGGAAGGTAGAATTGACAGCAATCAGGTACTCTTGGGCAATGATGTGGATTTGATGACCCTCGTAAACAAGAAGTAA